TTTTACAAGTTCTTCCATACCAGTTTTTCCAGCACCTGAAACAGCTTGATAAGTTGAAACATCAACTCTTTTAATTCCATATAAATCATCTAAAGGTTTTAAACTTTGAACCATTTGAATTGTTGAACAATTTGGATTTGCAATAATTCCTGTATCTTTCCATAATTTAATATCTTCTGGATTAACTTCTGGAACTACTAATGGAACTTTTGGATCCATTCTAAAGTGACTTGTATTATCAATTACAACTGCCCCTGCTTCAACTGCAAATTTTGCAAATTTTTCAGAAACGCTCCCACCTGCACTAAAAAATGCAATTTCAACATCATTTTCTTCAAAAACAGTTTCAGTTAATTCTAAAACTGTAACTTCTTTGTTCATATATTCAATTTTAGAACCTGCACTTCTTGCACTAGCTAATGGTATTAATTTATTTATTGGGAAATTTACTTCTTCTAAAACTCTAAATAACTCTTCACCAACTGCACCAGTTGCTCCAACAACTGCAACATTAAACTTTCTCATCTCTTACTCTTCCTCATCT
The genomic region above belongs to Arcobacter ellisii and contains:
- a CDS encoding aspartate-semialdehyde dehydrogenase codes for the protein MRKFNVAVVGATGAVGEELFRVLEEVNFPINKLIPLASARSAGSKIEYMNKEVTVLELTETVFEENDVEIAFFSAGGSVSEKFAKFAVEAGAVVIDNTSHFRMDPKVPLVVPEVNPEDIKLWKDTGIIANPNCSTIQMVQSLKPLDDLYGIKRVDVSTYQAVSGAGKTGMEELVKQMQDFFAFRLDETEIKAFPYQIALNVIPQIDVAKENGFTKEEMKMVNETQKIMHKNIQVAATCVRVPVLRSHSESITVTFGENVEVNLDDVREALNNFENLKVIDDLPNKKYPMPIISTDTDYTYVGRIRKDVYASNIVHYFNVADQVRVGAATNAVRIALKWIDMENDI